A portion of the Vreelandella subglaciescola genome contains these proteins:
- a CDS encoding NAD(+) kinase has protein sequence MTDTASATGAPPDDSGKRPFATIGLIGRLGSDKVVDSLKRLIRYLTERDYHVVIEDRTATVVTDHGLPETSRRALGELCDLVIVVGGDGSLLGAARTLCETGTLILGVNRGRLGFLTDISPDELEARVGEVLAGHFEREERFLLDAELYRNGVAVGHGEALNEVVVHSGKAVRMIEFELFVDGQFVYSQRSDGLIVATPTGSTAYALSGGGPIMHPKLDVVTLVPMFPHTLSSRPVVLDAASEIRIHIGETNLTYPHISCDGQTRAVAKPDDVLVVKRKPERVQLVHPLGHNFYEVLRSKLGWSHRLGD, from the coding sequence ATGACTGACACAGCTTCTGCTACCGGCGCACCGCCTGATGATAGCGGTAAGCGGCCTTTTGCCACCATCGGCCTGATCGGCCGGCTGGGCAGCGACAAGGTCGTGGATTCTCTCAAGCGCTTGATTCGCTACTTGACCGAGCGCGACTATCACGTGGTGATCGAAGACCGCACGGCTACGGTCGTGACGGACCACGGCTTGCCGGAAACCAGCCGCCGGGCACTGGGCGAGCTGTGCGATCTGGTGATCGTCGTGGGCGGCGACGGCAGCCTGTTGGGCGCGGCGCGCACGCTGTGTGAGACCGGCACGTTGATCCTGGGCGTGAATCGCGGTCGCCTGGGGTTTCTGACCGATATTTCCCCCGACGAGCTGGAAGCCCGCGTTGGCGAGGTGCTGGCCGGCCACTTTGAGCGCGAAGAGCGCTTTCTGCTGGATGCCGAGCTTTACCGTAACGGCGTTGCCGTCGGCCACGGCGAAGCGCTCAACGAAGTCGTGGTGCATTCGGGTAAAGCCGTGCGCATGATCGAGTTTGAGCTGTTCGTCGACGGCCAGTTTGTTTATAGCCAGCGCAGCGACGGTCTGATCGTCGCCACGCCCACCGGCTCCACGGCCTACGCGCTTTCCGGCGGCGGGCCGATCATGCACCCCAAGCTTGATGTGGTAACGCTGGTGCCGATGTTTCCGCATACGCTGTCCAGCCGGCCGGTGGTGCTGGACGCGGCCAGCGAAATCCGCATTCATATTGGCGAAACCAACCTGACCTATCCGCATATCAGCTGCGACGGCCAGACTCGCGCGGTGGCCAAGCCCGACGACGTGCTGGTGGTAAAACGCAAACCTGAACGGGTGCAGCTGGTACACCCGCTCGGGCATAATTTTTACGAAGTGCTGCGCAGTAAGCTGGGCTGGAGCCATCGGCTGGGAGATTAA
- a CDS encoding metallophosphoesterase — MHNTPQGRPRLEGYDLIGDVHGCGATLVTLLEKMGYEQRGGVYRHPRRKVIFLGDLIDRGPRIRLSVTIARRMVEEGEAHIVMGNHEYNALAYSYPGPAGSGKRWLREHTPRNNRLIRETLEQYYDYTNEWEDTLAWFKTIPLCLEIDGIRVVHACWDETLISRLKQRHPNACMDDAFLEESTDASTEAFSILDRLTRGANIPLPGDVEIHSGDGFTRRSFRAHFWSKDPLVWGDVVFQPDNLPGDLEARLLEPGERQRLSYYGSDQPPLFIGHYWCEGVPSLPTHNIACLDYSAVKYGRLVAYRWSGEQTLNADRFVWVRVPREESLLSG; from the coding sequence ATGCACAACACCCCGCAAGGCAGGCCACGGCTGGAAGGTTACGATTTAATTGGCGATGTTCACGGCTGCGGCGCGACGCTGGTTACGCTGCTGGAGAAAATGGGCTACGAGCAACGCGGCGGCGTATACCGGCATCCGCGGCGGAAAGTGATTTTTCTCGGGGATTTGATTGACCGCGGGCCGCGTATTCGTCTTTCGGTGACCATTGCCCGGCGTATGGTGGAAGAGGGCGAGGCGCACATCGTCATGGGTAACCATGAATATAACGCGCTGGCCTATTCCTATCCGGGGCCAGCCGGCAGCGGTAAGCGCTGGCTGCGCGAGCATACGCCGCGCAACAATCGTCTGATTCGTGAAACGCTGGAGCAGTATTACGACTATACCAACGAGTGGGAAGATACCCTGGCGTGGTTCAAGACCATTCCGCTGTGTCTGGAGATTGACGGTATTCGCGTGGTTCACGCCTGCTGGGATGAGACGCTGATCTCGAGGTTAAAGCAGCGCCACCCCAACGCCTGTATGGACGATGCGTTTCTGGAAGAGTCGACTGATGCCTCGACCGAGGCGTTCAGCATTCTTGACCGGCTGACGCGCGGAGCGAACATCCCGCTGCCCGGTGACGTCGAGATCCATTCCGGCGACGGCTTTACGCGCCGGAGTTTCCGCGCGCATTTCTGGAGCAAAGATCCGTTGGTCTGGGGCGACGTGGTGTTTCAGCCGGACAACCTGCCGGGTGATCTGGAAGCCCGGCTGCTTGAGCCGGGTGAGCGCCAGCGCTTGAGCTACTACGGCAGTGATCAGCCGCCGCTGTTTATTGGCCATTACTGGTGCGAGGGCGTGCCGTCGCTGCCGACGCACAATATTGCCTGCCTGGACTACAGTGCAGTGAAGTACGGGCGCCTGGTAGCGTACCGCTGGAGCGGCGAGCAAACGCTGAACGCCGACCGTTTTGTCTGGGTGCGCGTGCCCCGTGAAGAGAGCTTGCTGTCGGGCTGA
- a CDS encoding EamA family transporter translates to MSYLIGVTALWAFSFSLIGAYLAGQVDSYFAVLVRVLLATLVFLPFLRPRLLQGKKRLALMVIGALQLGVMYLFFYQSFLLLSVPEVLLFTVFTPVYIALLDDLLFGRFTPLYLLTALLAVLGAAVIRYDGVNAGFWLGFFVVQGANLCFALGQVGYRRLAVTLPHSLPWHNVFGWFFLGALAVALPAFLLLGNTAALPTAGHQWLVLVWLGLAASGGGYFLWNRGAVKVNAGTLAIMNNALVPAGLLVNLVLWNREADLGRLALGGAIIGLSLWLNQRLYRGRKAAVA, encoded by the coding sequence GTGAGCTATCTTATTGGCGTGACGGCGCTGTGGGCATTTTCGTTCTCGCTGATTGGCGCCTATCTGGCTGGTCAGGTCGACAGCTATTTCGCCGTGCTGGTGCGGGTGTTGCTGGCGACGCTGGTCTTTTTGCCGTTTTTGCGCCCCCGCCTTTTGCAGGGCAAAAAGCGTCTTGCGCTGATGGTGATCGGCGCGCTGCAGCTAGGCGTCATGTACCTGTTTTTTTATCAGTCGTTTCTACTGCTGTCGGTGCCCGAAGTGCTGTTGTTTACCGTCTTTACGCCGGTGTATATCGCGCTGCTTGACGACCTGCTGTTTGGCCGCTTTACGCCGCTTTATTTGCTCACGGCATTGCTGGCCGTGCTGGGCGCGGCGGTAATCCGCTACGACGGCGTCAATGCCGGTTTCTGGCTGGGCTTCTTCGTGGTGCAGGGCGCCAACCTGTGTTTTGCGCTGGGGCAGGTGGGCTACCGACGGCTGGCTGTCACGCTGCCGCACTCGCTGCCGTGGCATAACGTCTTCGGCTGGTTTTTTCTCGGCGCACTCGCGGTAGCGCTGCCCGCGTTTTTACTGCTGGGCAATACGGCCGCCTTGCCCACTGCAGGCCACCAATGGCTGGTGCTGGTGTGGCTGGGGCTCGCCGCCTCGGGCGGCGGCTATTTTCTCTGGAACCGCGGCGCGGTCAAGGTAAATGCGGGCACGTTGGCGATCATGAACAACGCGCTGGTGCCTGCGGGGCTACTGGTCAATCTGGTGCTGTGGAATCGCGAGGCCGATCTTGGCCGCCTGGCGCTGGGCGGGGCGATTATCGGCCTTTCGCTGTGGCTCAACCAGCGGCTTTACCGCGGGCGCAAAGCCGCGGTGGCCTGA
- a CDS encoding YqaE/Pmp3 family membrane protein, with the protein MDAREYLSRKGVALDRDPDRPNTLEEKAWERARGAGDHRPITGTPHDWEDWERYHDELAEDAASLEQKIDKQAHRQAEHPPVTAPASESEANASAPEPEPEPEPEPEPEPAQAAASAAVGHFTPPAPGQAAELDMPAAPAEDEPAVLNAAYAALAVLFPPLAVGLSGGGGQRVAISIALTLLLWVPGIIYAITWLRRR; encoded by the coding sequence ATGGATGCACGCGAATACTTGAGCCGTAAGGGCGTTGCGCTGGACCGCGACCCGGATCGTCCTAATACCCTGGAAGAGAAAGCCTGGGAACGCGCCCGTGGCGCCGGTGACCACCGGCCTATTACCGGCACGCCGCACGACTGGGAGGATTGGGAGCGCTATCACGACGAGCTGGCCGAAGATGCGGCGTCGCTGGAGCAGAAAATCGACAAGCAGGCCCACCGTCAGGCGGAACACCCGCCCGTAACGGCGCCCGCTAGCGAGTCTGAAGCGAACGCATCCGCCCCCGAGCCTGAACCTGAACCTGAACCTGAACCTGAACCTGAACCGGCGCAGGCAGCGGCCAGCGCGGCGGTGGGGCACTTTACGCCGCCAGCGCCAGGCCAGGCGGCCGAGCTGGATATGCCCGCCGCGCCCGCTGAAGATGAGCCCGCGGTGCTCAACGCCGCCTACGCCGCGCTGGCCGTGCTGTTCCCACCGCTGGCCGTCGGGTTGAGCGGCGGTGGCGGGCAGCGAGTCGCGATCAGTATCGCTCTGACCTTGCTGCTGTGGGTGCCGGGCATCATCTATGCGATCACCTGGCTGCGCCGCCGCTAA
- a CDS encoding IS1380 family transposase, protein MFLTELDSRGPLAMGESLSPWTPSCNGSIRVELSGHRTTSDSGALLLREALDNSGMIDALDDHLVDHRDPDRVRHSLASQLRTLVLQRSMGWIDLSDTDTLRRDPLWQLACSDARGTTPLAQDRPSQATLSRLLTCLGRDDNIDTVHEGLLRLAVWRLTSLDGGERPEHLTLDIDGLPIDVHGHQGGSAFHGLYGARIYSPLVASLAETGDMVGGLLREGNAGPAENADTWIPHLVRRLNESTGAKVKVRIDAGFTDNDTLEALEDRDIEYLGRLRSHTGLQTLAAPHLKRPRGRPPEQPREWCHDLAYQAGTWPAPRRVVLVVQERPDDLLLHAFFLVTNLGKFNWPPEKVLALYRKRGSAEAHMGEVKSALDLHLSSTDRGVSTVQDVMARNEVNLLLTLCAYQVLHGLRCLLERQTRQGWSLKRMREQVLKVAATLTVHARRITVHLGDAADKWWPSLLKGLPRLTALT, encoded by the coding sequence ATGTTCCTAACCGAACTTGACTCAAGAGGACCACTCGCCATGGGTGAAAGCCTATCCCCCTGGACCCCGTCATGCAACGGGTCCATCCGCGTCGAGCTCAGCGGCCATCGCACCACCAGCGACAGCGGTGCTTTGCTGTTGCGTGAAGCCCTCGACAACAGCGGCATGATCGATGCGCTGGACGACCATCTGGTCGATCATCGCGACCCGGATCGCGTCCGCCACTCGTTAGCCAGCCAGCTGCGTACCCTGGTGCTGCAGCGTTCGATGGGCTGGATCGACCTCAGCGATACCGACACGCTCCGCCGTGACCCGCTCTGGCAGCTAGCCTGCAGTGATGCCCGCGGGACAACGCCGTTGGCTCAGGACCGGCCATCTCAAGCGACGCTGTCGCGGCTGCTGACGTGCCTGGGCCGCGACGACAATATCGATACCGTGCATGAGGGCCTGCTGCGGCTGGCGGTCTGGCGACTGACCTCGCTGGACGGCGGCGAACGCCCCGAGCATCTGACGCTGGACATCGACGGCTTGCCGATCGACGTCCACGGCCACCAGGGCGGTTCGGCGTTTCATGGACTTTACGGGGCCAGAATCTACTCGCCTTTGGTGGCCTCGCTGGCAGAGACCGGCGACATGGTGGGCGGTCTGCTGCGTGAAGGTAACGCCGGCCCAGCCGAGAATGCCGATACCTGGATCCCACATCTGGTGCGGCGACTCAACGAGAGCACCGGGGCCAAGGTCAAGGTACGCATCGACGCGGGTTTCACCGACAACGACACGCTTGAGGCGCTGGAAGATCGCGACATCGAGTATCTGGGCCGGTTGCGCAGTCATACGGGCCTGCAGACACTGGCAGCGCCACATCTGAAGCGGCCACGCGGCCGGCCCCCCGAGCAACCTCGGGAATGGTGCCATGACCTGGCGTACCAAGCCGGTACCTGGCCGGCGCCGCGGCGCGTGGTGCTGGTGGTACAAGAGCGGCCCGATGATCTGCTGCTGCATGCCTTCTTTTTGGTCACCAACCTCGGCAAGTTCAACTGGCCGCCGGAAAAGGTCCTGGCGCTTTATCGCAAGCGCGGCAGCGCCGAAGCCCACATGGGCGAGGTGAAGTCGGCGCTCGACCTGCATCTCTCCTCGACTGATCGCGGTGTCTCCACCGTCCAGGACGTCATGGCCCGCAACGAGGTAAACCTGCTGCTGACTCTCTGCGCTTATCAGGTGCTACACGGGCTGCGTTGCCTGTTGGAACGACAGACCCGGCAGGGCTGGAGCCTGAAGCGGATGCGCGAGCAGGTGCTTAAGGTGGCCGCCACGCTGACAGTGCACGCCCGGCGCATCACCGTGCACCTCGGCGATGCCGCCGATAAATGGTGGCCATCTTTACTGAAAGGGTTGCCGCGGCTGACGGCATTGACCTGA
- a CDS encoding CBS domain-containing protein, producing the protein MAQKTPDVVRDIMSRDCYRVSPETSITTLAQGLTLHRLPGAPVVDSADRLVGFISEQDVIGQVLDSVYNDGEAPLVKELMRNDVLSVTPNKSITDLAQEMLGAKPKIYPVVEQQRLVGIVTRRDILMALLNTRRH; encoded by the coding sequence ATGGCTCAGAAAACGCCGGATGTTGTTCGCGATATCATGTCCCGGGACTGCTACCGGGTATCGCCAGAGACCTCGATCACCACGCTTGCCCAGGGTTTGACGCTACATCGCCTGCCCGGCGCACCGGTCGTCGATAGCGCGGATCGTCTGGTGGGCTTTATTTCCGAGCAGGATGTGATCGGTCAGGTACTGGATAGCGTTTATAATGACGGTGAAGCGCCGCTGGTAAAAGAACTGATGCGCAACGACGTGCTCAGCGTTACGCCCAACAAATCCATTACCGACCTGGCTCAGGAAATGCTTGGCGCCAAGCCCAAGATTTACCCGGTCGTGGAGCAGCAGCGCCTCGTCGGCATTGTCACGCGGCGCGACATCCTGATGGCCCTGCTCAATACGCGGCGCCATTGA